The genomic interval ACTTTGTTTTTAAGTGGATTATCTGAGCCTTTTGTAATTTTGGCTGCCTTTTTGATAAGGTCTGTTACTGGAGGCTTTTTGGTGATAAAAGTAAAACTTTTATCTTGATAAATAGTGATAATAACCGGAATGTTAAAATCACCCATATCTTTAGTCCTCTCGTTAAATGCTTTACAAAATTCCATAATATTGACCGACCTCTGCCCTAATGCTGGACCTACAGGAGGCGATGGATTTGCCTTTCCTGCTGGAATCTGCAATTTTAACTCACCAACAACTTTCTTACCCATTTGTGCATTCCTTCCTTTTCTACCAAAATTTAAATAATTTTCTCTACTTGTGAATATAAGATTTCAACAGGGGTGCTTCGCCCAAAGATTGAAACATTAAGCTTAAGCTTTTTATGTTCTAAATCATATTCTTCAACCGTTCCTGTAAAATTCACAAATGGACCATCAATAATGCGCACAACTTCACCTTGTTCAAATGAAATCTTAGGTTTTGGCGCACTTGGATTTCTAACTTTTTCGAGAATCTTAGCAATATCAGCTTCGCTTAATGGCGTTGGCTTCTTGCTCTCGCCGATAAAACGCCCTACTTTTGGCAAAGATTGAATCATATGCCAAAGTTTTGTGTCTAAATCAACTTGAATAAATACATAACCCGGATATAAGCTTCTATCCACAATTTTCTTTTTTGTCTCAATAATGGATTCTGTAGGAACAACAACATCACCAAATCTATCTTGCATCTGATTTTGGACAATAAGATTACGGATTGCTTCGCCAACTACTTTTTCACTACCGGAATATGTTTGTATTGCATACCACTCCAAAGCTTCACCTTTCCATAATTTTACAAAATGCTTGATACAGAATGAAATAAAATCCAATCAACTAATGCTAAAAATAAAGTAATTACACTTACTACAATTAGCACAGACACTGAAGCATTCCGAATCTGCTCTTTTGTAGGAAATATAACTTTCAATCGTTCTTCATTTGCATTTTGAAAATAGGTTTTTATCTTTTTAAACATCTGCATCTCTTTTAATTAGTAATTTACAGCTCTATGGCAGGTCAGGAGGGACTCGAACCCCCAACACTCGGTTTTGGAGACCGACGCTCTACCATTGGAGCTACTGACCTATAAGCTAGGTTTCTACCTAGCTTTTAAGTTTTACTTCCTTATGAATCGTATGTTTATTCAAACGAGGAGAAAACTTCTTGAGCTCCAGTTTTTCTGTATTTGTCTTTGCATTTTTAGTGGTGCTATAATTAATATCACCACACTCCGAACACTTAAGTCCTATCTTAATAGTGCTTCCCTTTGCCATTTATAGAGCCTTTATTACTCAATAATTTTTGTTACAACACCTGAACCAACTGTTCTACCACCTTCACGAATCGCAAAACGAGTTCCATCTTCAAGTGCCACAGGAGCAATAAGTTCCACTGTGATTTTTACATTATCACCGGGCATAACCATTTCTACGCCACTTGGAAGCTCAATAGAACCGGTAACATCGGTAGTTCGCACATAAAATTGTGGGCGATAGCCATTGAAAAATGGTGTATGTCTTCCACCTTCATCTTTTGAAAGGACATAAATTTCACCTTCAAATTTCTTATGTGGAGTAATTGAGCCGGGCTTACAAAGAACCATACCTCTTTCTACTTCTTCTTTTTTTGTTCCTCGCAACAAAATACCGACATTATCTCCTGCCTCACCTTTATCAAGCTCTTTTCTAAACATTTCAACGCCTGTAACTGTTGTTTTTTGAGTGTCGCGGATTCCTACGATTTCTACTTCATCGCCTACTTGCACAACACCTCTTTCTACTCTTCCTGTTACAACCGTTCCACGACCAGCGATTGAGAATACATCTTCTACAGGCATAAGGAATGTTTTTTCAGTATCACGTTGTGGAGTTGGAATATATTTATCAACTTCTTCCATTAATTTTAATACTTTTTCACCCCATTCACCTACATTACCTGCTTTTGCTTCTTCAAGCGCTTTGAGAGCAGAACCTGCAATGATAGGAGTATCATCTCCAGGGAAATCATATTGACTAAGCAATTCACGCACTTCCATTTCCACAAGCTCAAGTAATTCAGCATCATCAACCATATCTTGTTTATTTAAAAATACAACGATGTAATGCACACCTACTTGGCGAGACAACAAGATATGCTCACGTGTTTGTGGCATAGGACCATCTGCGGCAGAAACAACAAGAATTGCTCCGTCCATTTGAGCTGCACCTGTAATCATATTTTTAACATAGTCAGCGTGTCCGGGGCAATCCACGTGCGCGTAGTGGCGATTTTCTGTCTCATATTCAATATGAGAAGTCGCGATAGTAATACCTCTTTCCTTTTCCTCTGGTGCGTTATCAATGTTATCATAGTCTTTCAATTCTGCAAGACCTTTAGTTGCCAACACAGCAGAAATAGCTGCACTCAAAGTTGTTTTACCATGATCAACATGCCCGATTGTTCCCACATTTACGTGAGGTTTGTTTTTCACAAACTTTTCTTTTGCCATTTTGTATCTCCTAACTTTAAGATTTAATTTTAGAATCTTTCCAAATCCATAGAAAACTAAAAAGATTCTACATATAGAAAACTGGAGCCCATAAGCGGGATTGAACCGCCGACCTCTTCCTTACCAAGGAAGTGCTCTGCCGCTGAGCTATATGGGCAAACTATTTTATGGAGAAAATCTTAACTTAAAATTAAAGAGAAGATTCAGCTCCCAGTATGGAGCGGGAAACGGGGCTCGAACCCGCGACCCTCAGCTTGGAAGGCTGATGCTCTAGCCAACTGAGCTATTCCCGCGACTTACAACTAACTATTTTGACTACCACCAAATATTTTAAAGGATTCTCATATTTTTAGGTGGTGGTGAGTCGTGGATTCGAACCACGGAAGTCGGAGACAGCAGATTTACAGTCTGCCCTCGTTGGCCACTTGAGTAACTCACCAAAAATAATCTAAAACTGGTCAAACACTGAAAGCGACAACGCTAGAGTGTAAAATGGAGCTGGTTAAGGGACTTGAACCCCCGACCCTCTGCTTACAAGGCAGATGCTCTACCAACTGAGCTAAACCAGCATTCTATCACAAATATGTAATAAAAAGGTTGCAATTATATAGATTTCATCTTGCTTTGTCAAGAGTAGAACCCTCTAAAACTTGCCTTTGTCATTATTTATATTTTAATATTAATATTAATAAAAAAAGGCTTGGAATTAATGACTATAGATTCTTTATATTTCATCTGTACAATTTATTGCAATCCCTACTATTTCTTTTAATTTCCCATCATTATATTGTAAATGCTTTATTGTTGCTTATTCCACATTTTAGAAATTATATTAACTCATCTTTTCTTTATGGCGGATTTATTGGCATAGTGTTGGGTGGCATAATTGGTTTAGTTTCTTTATCAGGCTTATCTAGACTTGATCTTGAGTTTTTAATAAATAATATATACAATAGGCTTAGTATTCTCCCTATACATTCTTATTCCGCATATTCTAATTTATTATTTAAATAAAAAAGGCAAAATATAAATAACACACCTTTATTTTCAGCTGGGTGCTTATTATATACTATTGAAACTTTGGCTGCATTTGCACTCTTAAATAAATTTTTCCATTAAGTGAATATTTGGCTATAATTACGCAAATTATAAACAAGAGGGGGGATTAATGGGAATTTGGGCTTTTTTAGCCTATATGATGATTTTTATTTTTTTAAGTATTGTAGGCATAATTAATATAATAGCAATGTGCATTACATTTTTTTATGCACATAGAATCAGAAAACATATAAATAGATATTTTTTTACTTTTGCTTATGCTAGTTTAACAGGGTGTATGATAGGTAGCGTAATTGGA from Helicobacter hepaticus ATCC 51449 carries:
- the rplK gene encoding 50S ribosomal protein L11, which codes for MGKKVVGELKLQIPAGKANPSPPVGPALGQRSVNIMEFCKAFNERTKDMGDFNIPVIITIYQDKSFTFITKKPPVTDLIKKAAKITKGSDNPLKNKVGKLTSKQLEEIAQTKMEDLNASDIEAAKKIVAGSARSMGIEIQD
- the nusG gene encoding transcription termination/antitermination protein NusG; amino-acid sequence: MEWYAIQTYSGSEKVVGEAIRNLIVQNQMQDRFGDVVVPTESIIETKKKIVDRSLYPGYVFIQVDLDTKLWHMIQSLPKVGRFIGESKKPTPLSEADIAKILEKVRNPSAPKPKISFEQGEVVRIIDGPFVNFTGTVEEYDLEHKKLKLNVSIFGRSTPVEILYSQVEKII
- the secE gene encoding preprotein translocase subunit SecE, which gives rise to MFKKIKTYFQNANEERLKVIFPTKEQIRNASVSVLIVVSVITLFLALVDWILFHSVSSIL
- the rpmG gene encoding 50S ribosomal protein L33; the protein is MAKGSTIKIGLKCSECGDINYSTTKNAKTNTEKLELKKFSPRLNKHTIHKEVKLKS
- the tuf gene encoding elongation factor Tu; translation: MAKEKFVKNKPHVNVGTIGHVDHGKTTLSAAISAVLATKGLAELKDYDNIDNAPEEKERGITIATSHIEYETENRHYAHVDCPGHADYVKNMITGAAQMDGAILVVSAADGPMPQTREHILLSRQVGVHYIVVFLNKQDMVDDAELLELVEMEVRELLSQYDFPGDDTPIIAGSALKALEEAKAGNVGEWGEKVLKLMEEVDKYIPTPQRDTEKTFLMPVEDVFSIAGRGTVVTGRVERGVVQVGDEVEIVGIRDTQKTTVTGVEMFRKELDKGEAGDNVGILLRGTKKEEVERGMVLCKPGSITPHKKFEGEIYVLSKDEGGRHTPFFNGYRPQFYVRTTDVTGSIELPSGVEMVMPGDNVKITVELIAPVALEDGTRFAIREGGRTVGSGVVTKIIE